From one Catellatospora sp. IY07-71 genomic stretch:
- a CDS encoding MFS transporter has protein sequence MSTAALRTPAAGPAVTAPADGPAHREPAYLRHLGGQAVSILGDQVWYVALSFSAVQLASPGAAGAILAVSALPRLALLLFGGAFVDRYGPRRLMIGSDAARGAIALVTAAVALAQPSLALLVVVALAFGLADALFLPAAGAMLPRLLSPVQLTGGLALSGLTQRLALMLGAPLGGLLLPLGGLPLACLVNAVTFGVSVLALWSVHPRPAAVADPSAAADPRVPVLASVREGLRYLLRHPVLRATTLVSLLVNIAAAGPLNVGLALVADQRGWGAAGIGYMLAGFGAGAAAGSLLMVRWRPAGRAGMLAAACIVLQGGAIYAIAAVPGPAWAVAATALGGLASGPLAVTMNGLTHTHTANTHRGRVTSINTLVSLGITPMAIAVMGFAAAQVGTVPSFAACAALDLLAAAFCLTVPALRTATLTAAT, from the coding sequence ATGAGCACCGCGGCCCTGCGTACCCCCGCCGCCGGTCCGGCCGTCACCGCACCGGCCGACGGACCCGCCCACCGCGAACCCGCCTACCTGCGCCACCTGGGCGGCCAGGCGGTCTCCATCCTCGGCGACCAGGTCTGGTACGTCGCGCTGTCGTTCAGCGCGGTCCAGCTGGCCTCGCCCGGCGCGGCGGGCGCGATCCTGGCCGTGTCCGCGCTCCCCCGGCTCGCGCTGCTGCTGTTCGGCGGCGCGTTCGTCGACCGCTACGGCCCGCGCCGCCTCATGATCGGCAGTGATGCCGCCCGGGGCGCGATCGCCCTGGTCACCGCCGCCGTGGCGCTGGCGCAGCCCAGCCTCGCGCTGCTGGTCGTGGTGGCGCTCGCGTTCGGGCTGGCCGACGCGCTGTTCCTGCCCGCGGCGGGCGCGATGCTGCCCCGCCTGCTCTCCCCCGTCCAGCTCACCGGCGGCCTCGCACTGTCAGGTCTGACCCAGCGGCTCGCGCTCATGCTGGGCGCGCCCCTGGGCGGCCTGCTGCTGCCCCTGGGCGGTCTGCCGCTGGCCTGCCTCGTCAACGCGGTCACCTTCGGGGTGTCGGTGCTGGCCCTGTGGTCGGTCCACCCCCGCCCCGCCGCGGTCGCCGACCCGTCAGCGGCCGCCGATCCGCGGGTGCCGGTCCTGGCCTCGGTACGCGAAGGGCTGCGCTACCTGCTCCGCCACCCCGTGCTGCGCGCGACGACGCTGGTGTCGCTGCTGGTGAACATCGCCGCCGCCGGGCCGCTCAACGTCGGCCTGGCGCTCGTCGCCGACCAGCGGGGGTGGGGCGCGGCCGGGATCGGGTACATGCTGGCCGGATTCGGCGCCGGGGCGGCCGCCGGCAGCCTGCTGATGGTGCGCTGGCGCCCGGCGGGCCGGGCCGGGATGCTCGCCGCCGCGTGCATCGTGCTGCAGGGCGGCGCGATCTATGCGATCGCGGCGGTCCCCGGCCCCGCGTGGGCCGTCGCCGCGACCGCGCTGGGCGGGCTGGCCAGCGGGCCGCTCGCGGTGACGATGAACGGCTTGACCCACACCCACACCGCCAACACCCACCGCGGCCGGGTCACCTCGATCAACACCCTGGTCAGCCTCGGCATCACGCCGATGGCCATCGCGGTCATGGGGTTCGCGGCGGCCCAGGTGGGCACCGTGCCGTCGTTCGCGGCGTGCGCGGCGCTGGACCTGCTCGCGGCGGCGTTCTGCCTCACCGTCCCCGCGCTGCGCACAGCCACGCTCACCGCCGCCACCTGA
- a CDS encoding RDD family protein → MTDASLPAVPSLARRFGALLLDWMLCVLAAGLFADPMRDGWAAPLVLVAVYTFFVGIFGQTPGMRLAKITCLGVDTGQPVGLFRGALRGVLLALVVPALIMDGERRGLHDRAAGTVIRPAA, encoded by the coding sequence GTGACTGACGCCTCCCTGCCTGCCGTACCCTCCCTGGCCCGCCGGTTCGGGGCGCTGCTGCTCGACTGGATGCTCTGCGTCCTGGCGGCCGGCCTGTTCGCGGACCCGATGCGGGACGGCTGGGCGGCGCCGCTGGTGCTGGTCGCCGTCTACACCTTCTTCGTCGGGATCTTCGGGCAGACGCCGGGCATGCGCCTGGCGAAGATTACCTGCCTGGGGGTCGATACGGGTCAGCCGGTCGGCCTGTTCCGGGGCGCACTGCGCGGCGTCCTGCTCGCCCTGGTGGTGCCCGCTCTGATCATGGACGGCGAGCGCCGCGGCCTGCACGACCGCGCCGCCGGCACCGTGATCCGGCCCGCCGCCTGA
- the glnA gene encoding type I glutamate--ammonia ligase: MFANSEELLRYLKDEDVKFVDVRFCDLPGVMQFFTVPVQSFDASVFRDGLAFDGSSIRGFQQIHESDMLLLPDVTTAFIDPFRVQKTLALNFFIHDPFTREAYSRDPRNVAKKAEAYLAASGIADTAYFGAEAEFYIFDSIRYSTQANQAFYHIDSVEGAWNTGSEFNADGSANRGYKPGYKGGYFPVAPTDHYADLRDTMVTNLVDLGYTVERGHHEVGTAGQAEINYKFSTLLAAGDQMQLFKYVIKNTAWQAGKTATFMPKPLFGDNGSGMHTHQSLWLGGEPLFYDETGYAGLSDTARWYIGGLLHHAPSLLAFTNPSVNSYRRLVPGFEAPVNLVYSQRNRSACTRIPVTGTNAKAKRIEFRCPDPSSNPYLAFSAMLMAGLDGIRNKIEPPAPIDKDLYDLPPEEVANVTQVPGSLSDVLTSLEKDNEYLQAGGVFTSDLIETWIDYKRSNEIDPVRLRPTPHEFQMYFDC; the protein is encoded by the coding sequence TTGTTCGCCAATTCCGAGGAACTGCTTCGGTACCTCAAGGACGAAGACGTCAAGTTCGTCGACGTCCGCTTCTGTGACCTGCCCGGCGTGATGCAGTTCTTCACCGTGCCGGTGCAGTCGTTCGACGCGAGCGTCTTCCGTGACGGCCTCGCGTTCGACGGCTCGTCCATCCGCGGCTTCCAGCAGATCCACGAGTCGGACATGCTGCTGCTGCCGGACGTCACCACGGCGTTCATCGACCCGTTCCGCGTGCAGAAGACCCTGGCGCTGAACTTCTTCATCCACGACCCGTTCACCCGCGAGGCCTACTCGCGTGACCCGCGGAACGTGGCGAAGAAGGCCGAGGCCTACCTGGCCGCCAGCGGGATCGCCGACACCGCCTACTTCGGCGCCGAGGCGGAGTTCTACATCTTCGACTCGATCCGCTACTCGACCCAGGCCAACCAGGCGTTCTACCACATCGACTCGGTCGAGGGCGCGTGGAACACCGGCTCGGAGTTCAACGCCGACGGCAGCGCGAACCGCGGTTACAAGCCGGGCTACAAGGGCGGCTACTTCCCGGTGGCGCCGACCGACCACTACGCCGACCTGCGCGACACCATGGTGACGAACCTGGTGGACCTCGGCTACACCGTCGAGCGCGGTCACCACGAGGTCGGCACCGCCGGCCAGGCCGAGATCAACTACAAGTTCTCGACCCTGCTGGCCGCCGGCGACCAGATGCAGCTGTTCAAGTACGTCATCAAGAACACCGCCTGGCAGGCCGGCAAGACCGCGACCTTCATGCCGAAGCCGCTGTTCGGTGACAACGGCTCGGGCATGCACACCCACCAGAGCCTCTGGCTGGGCGGCGAGCCGCTGTTCTACGACGAGACCGGCTACGCCGGCCTGTCCGACACGGCCCGCTGGTACATCGGCGGTCTGCTGCACCACGCGCCGTCGCTGCTGGCCTTCACCAACCCGTCGGTCAACTCGTACCGCCGCCTGGTGCCGGGCTTCGAGGCGCCGGTCAACCTGGTGTACTCGCAGCGCAACCGCTCCGCCTGCACCCGTATCCCGGTCACCGGCACGAACGCGAAGGCCAAGCGCATCGAGTTCCGCTGCCCCGACCCGTCGTCGAACCCGTACCTGGCGTTCTCGGCGATGCTGATGGCCGGTCTGGACGGTATCCGCAACAAGATCGAGCCGCCGGCCCCGATCGACAAGGACCTCTACGACCTGCCGCCGGAGGAGGTCGCGAACGTGACCCAGGTGCCGGGCTCGCTGTCCGACGTGCTCACGTCGCTCGAGAAGGACAACGAGTACCTGCAGGCCGGTGGCGTGTTCACCAGCGACCTGATCGAGACCTGGATCGACTACAAGCGGTCCAACGAGATCGACCCGGTCCGCCTGCGTCCCACGCCGCACGAGTTCCAGATGTACTTCGACTGCTGA
- a CDS encoding holin, which translates to MYLLNKQFWIATAERAIKTFVQALIAAFGVGQVSGAVGVDVAAIDWRGALSLAFSAALLSVLMSVGSGPIGAANSPSLVSVAAAGPVTAANAVVAAAAASPALAPAVAAAVAVDPTGAPAAAAPAAAAAPAAAAPAAPAAPAADAAPAAAPAA; encoded by the coding sequence ATGTACCTGCTGAACAAGCAGTTCTGGATCGCCACCGCCGAGCGTGCCATCAAGACCTTCGTCCAGGCGCTGATCGCCGCGTTCGGCGTGGGCCAGGTCAGCGGTGCCGTCGGCGTCGACGTCGCCGCGATCGACTGGCGCGGCGCGCTGTCGCTGGCGTTCAGCGCCGCCCTGCTGTCCGTGCTGATGTCGGTCGGGTCCGGCCCGATCGGCGCGGCCAACAGCCCGAGTCTGGTCAGCGTCGCCGCCGCCGGGCCGGTCACGGCCGCCAACGCGGTCGTCGCCGCCGCGGCCGCCAGCCCCGCGCTCGCCCCGGCCGTCGCTGCCGCGGTCGCCGTCGACCCGACCGGCGCTCCGGCCGCGGCCGCACCGGCTGCCGCGGCTGCTCCCGCAGCGGCTGCTCCGGCGGCTCCCGCTGCTCCGGCTGCCGACGCGGCGCCCGCTGCGGCTCCGGCCGCCTGA
- a CDS encoding penicillin acylase family protein, with the protein MKPPHLLLRRLRTTALWLLGVVTVLAVVVAGLGVWSVRRAFAAVDGELTLAGLSAPVTVRRDAYGIPQLYAKTSDDLYRAQGYVHAQDRFWEMDFRRHVTAGRVSELFGQSQVETDKYLRTMGWRRVAEQELALLKPESQQALRAYADGVNAWLAANTDAEGDGFASSGALSLEYSLLGLQNSGYVIERWTPVDSLAWLKAMAWDLRGNMEAEIRRAALQAEGLSKEQVDQLYPAYPMDRNLPIVNGGVIVNGAFDAKATAPAPAPAVTPPAPAPLSATGLRDLADGLARLPGLMGNADGDGIGSNSWVISGKLTATGKPILANDPHLSPSQPGIWYQMGLHCECGVEVAGFSFSGVPGVVIGHNAKIAWGFTNLDPDVIDMYLEEVDGDKVKAGDGWEQLTTRQEVIKVAGGADVTITVRTGRHGPLLSDASESLAKLGGKYAIAMRWTALDAGRTADALFALNKAGNWTEFRAAAAQFEVPAQNIVYADVEGNIGYQSPGRIPIRGAGDGKWFAPGWDRAYDWTGFIPFEELPSVLNPDRGYVVTANQAVIGDQYQRHLTDDWSYGYRSQRIYDMIGAAGGKITVEDVQKQQFDNRNGFAPTLIPALQKAPRPALSQVEKNADALLVDWDYQQGEDSAAAAYYNAIWKNLLGLAFDELGADYAADGGDRWFEVVRGLLNKPDDRWWDAKGTPAVEQRDDMLAQAMSAAVKELSEAQGEDPKQWRWGAMHTLTPTHATFGESGIGPIEWLFNRNTVGVSGGDAIVNATGWSAGEGYEVDAVPSMRMIVNLANLDESRWIQLTGNSGHAFHENYADQFELWRTGRTLPFRFAKTSIEQETEATLTLQP; encoded by the coding sequence GTGAAACCCCCGCATCTTCTGCTCCGCCGCCTGCGTACCACCGCGCTCTGGCTGCTCGGCGTCGTGACGGTGCTCGCCGTCGTCGTCGCCGGCCTGGGTGTCTGGTCGGTGCGCCGCGCGTTCGCCGCCGTCGACGGCGAGCTGACCCTCGCCGGGTTGTCCGCCCCGGTCACGGTCCGTCGCGACGCCTACGGCATCCCCCAGCTCTACGCCAAGACCAGCGACGACCTGTACCGCGCCCAGGGTTACGTGCACGCCCAGGACCGGTTCTGGGAGATGGACTTCCGCCGCCACGTGACCGCCGGCCGGGTGTCCGAGCTGTTCGGGCAGTCCCAGGTCGAGACGGACAAGTACCTGCGCACCATGGGCTGGCGCCGGGTCGCCGAGCAGGAGCTGGCGCTGCTGAAGCCGGAGTCGCAGCAGGCGCTGCGCGCGTACGCCGACGGCGTGAACGCCTGGCTGGCGGCCAACACGGACGCCGAGGGCGACGGCTTCGCCTCCTCCGGCGCGCTGAGCCTGGAGTACTCCCTGCTGGGCCTGCAGAACTCGGGTTACGTGATCGAGCGCTGGACGCCCGTGGACAGCCTGGCCTGGCTCAAGGCGATGGCCTGGGACCTGCGCGGCAACATGGAGGCGGAGATCCGCCGGGCCGCGCTGCAGGCCGAGGGCCTGAGCAAGGAGCAGGTGGACCAGCTCTACCCGGCGTATCCGATGGACCGCAACCTGCCCATCGTGAACGGCGGCGTGATCGTCAACGGTGCCTTCGACGCCAAGGCCACGGCTCCCGCGCCCGCCCCGGCCGTGACCCCGCCGGCGCCCGCGCCGCTGTCCGCGACCGGCCTGCGCGACCTGGCCGACGGCCTGGCCAGGCTGCCCGGCCTGATGGGCAACGCCGACGGCGACGGCATCGGCTCGAACTCGTGGGTGATCAGCGGGAAGCTCACCGCCACGGGCAAGCCGATCCTGGCCAACGACCCGCACCTGAGCCCCAGCCAGCCGGGCATCTGGTACCAGATGGGCCTGCACTGCGAGTGCGGCGTGGAGGTCGCGGGCTTCAGCTTCTCCGGCGTGCCCGGCGTCGTCATCGGTCACAACGCGAAGATCGCCTGGGGCTTCACCAATCTGGACCCCGACGTCATCGACATGTACCTGGAGGAGGTCGACGGCGACAAGGTCAAGGCCGGCGACGGCTGGGAGCAGCTGACCACCCGCCAGGAGGTCATCAAGGTCGCGGGCGGCGCCGACGTCACCATCACGGTGCGCACCGGCCGCCACGGCCCGCTGCTGTCGGACGCCAGCGAGAGCCTGGCCAAGCTCGGCGGCAAGTACGCGATCGCGATGCGCTGGACCGCACTCGACGCCGGCCGTACGGCCGACGCGCTGTTCGCGCTGAACAAGGCGGGGAACTGGACCGAGTTCCGGGCCGCCGCGGCGCAGTTCGAGGTGCCCGCGCAGAACATCGTCTACGCCGACGTCGAGGGCAACATCGGTTACCAGTCGCCGGGCCGCATCCCGATCCGCGGCGCGGGTGACGGCAAGTGGTTCGCACCGGGCTGGGACAGGGCGTACGACTGGACGGGCTTCATCCCGTTCGAGGAGCTGCCCAGCGTGCTGAACCCGGACCGCGGCTACGTGGTGACCGCCAACCAGGCCGTGATCGGCGACCAGTACCAGCGGCACCTGACCGACGACTGGAGCTACGGCTACCGCAGCCAGCGCATCTACGACATGATCGGGGCCGCGGGCGGGAAGATCACCGTCGAGGACGTGCAGAAGCAGCAGTTCGACAACCGCAACGGGTTCGCCCCGACGCTGATCCCGGCCCTGCAGAAGGCGCCGCGCCCGGCCCTGTCGCAGGTCGAGAAGAACGCGGACGCGCTGCTGGTCGACTGGGACTACCAGCAGGGCGAGGACTCGGCCGCGGCCGCGTACTACAACGCGATCTGGAAGAACCTGCTCGGCCTGGCCTTCGACGAGCTGGGCGCGGACTACGCCGCGGACGGCGGGGACCGCTGGTTCGAGGTGGTGCGCGGCCTGCTGAACAAGCCGGACGACCGGTGGTGGGACGCCAAGGGCACGCCCGCCGTGGAGCAGCGCGACGACATGCTCGCGCAGGCGATGTCGGCGGCGGTGAAGGAGCTGTCCGAGGCGCAGGGCGAGGACCCGAAGCAGTGGCGCTGGGGCGCGATGCACACGCTGACCCCGACCCACGCCACGTTCGGCGAATCCGGCATCGGCCCGATCGAGTGGCTGTTCAACCGAAACACGGTGGGCGTCTCCGGCGGCGACGCGATCGTCAACGCGACCGGCTGGAGCGCGGGCGAGGGTTACGAGGTCGACGCGGTGCCGTCCATGCGCATGATCGTGAACCTGGCGAACCTGGACGAGTCCCGGTGGATCCAGCTGACCGGCAACTCCGGCCACGCGTTCCACGAGAACTACGCCGACCAGTTCGAGCTGTGGCGGACGGGGCGTACGCTGCCGTTCCGCTTCGCCAAGACGAGCATCGAGCAGGAGACCGAGGCGACGCTGACCCTCCAGCCCTGA